One genomic region from Hoeflea algicola encodes:
- a CDS encoding YraN family protein, which produces MSAGDRLARKRRSERIGRRAEWLAALALLLKGYRILALRYRTPAGEIDLVARKSDLIAFVEVKARRDLASGVDAVSYAAQRRILAAGELFISRQPDSAQLSWRCDIMVVSRWRWPVHLQDAF; this is translated from the coding sequence GTGAGCGCGGGCGACAGGCTCGCTCGAAAACGGCGTTCCGAACGCATCGGCCGCCGCGCCGAATGGCTGGCGGCCCTTGCCCTGCTGCTCAAGGGCTACCGGATACTGGCGCTGCGCTACCGCACACCGGCAGGCGAGATCGACCTGGTGGCACGCAAGAGCGACCTGATTGCCTTTGTCGAGGTCAAGGCACGCCGCGATCTGGCTTCGGGGGTTGATGCCGTGAGCTACGCGGCGCAACGACGGATTCTGGCTGCGGGCGAGTTGTTCATCAGCCGACAGCCCGATTCAGCCCAGCTTTCCTGGCGTTGCGACATCATGGTGGTCAGCCGCTGGCGCTGGCCGGTACATTTGCAGGATGCGTTTTGA